The Bacteroides sp. AN502(2024) DNA segment GGATTCGCAGAATATGAATTTATCAAAGGATTGAAGTTGAAAATTTCCGGCGGTTACACATTCGATACCCGCAAAGGGGAAACATTCAACAACTCGAAGAGCCGTTATGGCAATCCGAAATCATCCGATAAGGTAAATGCGGAGATCTACCATTCTCAACGTGCAACGTGGTTGAATGAAAATATTCTGACCTATCAGACCAACATCAAACAGAAGCATTTCTTCAAGAGCATGGCAGGTGTAACCCTGCAGAACTCCGACTATGAATACTATTCATACAAAACGGTACAGATTCCCAACGAAGCACTCGGCATGGCGGGAATGAGTGAAGGAACTCCCAGTACGACCCAATCATTAAAAAATTCCTGGTCTATACTTTCTTTCTTGGGACGTTTGGACTATAACTATCAATCATTGTATTATGCAACGGTTTCTTTCCGTTCCGACGGTTCTTCCAAATTCCGTGGCGATAACCGTTTCGGCTACTTCCCTTCCGGTTCATTGGCATGGGGATTCATGGAGGAGGATTTCATGAAACCATTGAAACCTGTTGTTTCTTCCGGTAAATTAAGGGCAAGCTGGGGATTGACCGGAAACAACCGCGTAGGCGAATATGATACGTATGCTTTATATCAGATATTGAAAGATAGAGTCGGAGACTTCATTTCGATCGGCAGCCTCCCCAGTGGTGTATATCCGTTCGAAAACAGTCTGACGAGTGTAGGTACAGTGCCTACTTCCTTAAGAAACAGAAAACTGAAATGGGAAACTACCGAACAATGGAATCTGGGTCTGGATTTGGGTTTCTTGGATGAACGTATCGGATTAACCGTAGACTGGTATCGTAAAACAACTCGTGATTTGTTGCTGAATACGGCACTTCCCACCTCTTCCGGTTATTTCAGTGCCATGAAGAATGTAGGAAAGGTACGCAACCAAGGTCTCGAGTTCACATTGAACACAACGAATATCAAGAATCGTCATTTCTCATGGACTACCAATTTTAATATCGCATTCAACAAGAACAAAGTATTAGAATTGGCAGAGAACCAATCTTCTCTGTTGAGTGCAGCCAAATTTGACCAGAACTATAACTCCCAATACAGCTACATGGCCAAAGTGGGTTATCCGATGGGAATGATGTACGGATTCATCTACGAGGGTACATACAAATACGAAGATTTCGAAAAAGCGGGTGATACCTATACACTGAAACGCAATGTCCCGTATTTCTCTTCCGAAAGCAATACACAACCGGGTATGCCGAAATACGCAGACCTGAATGGTGATGGCATTATCGACGATAACGACCGTACCATGATCGGTAACGGTATGCCGAAGCATACAGGTGGATTTACCAATAATTTCGAGTACAAAGGATTTGACTTGAGCATCTTCTTCCAATGGTCGTATGGAAACGATGTGTTGAATGCCAACCGCCTGTTCTTCGAGAACAGCAATAAGACACGTGACTTGAACCAATACGCAAGTTATGCAGACCGTTGGACACCGGAAAACCCGGAAAGTAATATTCCGAGAGCTACCAACTCCGGCTCCAACAAAGTATTCTCTACACGTATTATCGAAGATGGTTCTTTCCTTCGTCTGAAGACCGTATCTTTAGGATATACACTGCCGAAACAACTGACCAAGAAATGGAAGATAGACCATGCACGTGTATTCGTTGCCGGTCAGAATCTATGGACATGTACAGGATATTCCGGTTATGACCCGGAAGTATCTATCCGTGAAGGCGCACTGACTCCGGGACTGGACTTCTCCGCTTATCCGAGAGCCTACTCCATCAGTTTGGGCATAAACTTAGGTTTCTAATCGATCATCCTTCAAACAATTACGTATATGAAAACAATAAAAATAATCATCATATCACTTCTTGTCGGACTGAACCTGACTTCCTGCGATTTCCTGGAAAAGGACCCGACATACACTACTCCAGAAAACTTTTTCAAGAATGAAGCGGACGCCGCCTCTTGGCTAACAGGAACCTATGCCATTCTAGGACAAAGTCCTTTCTACGGAAATGAATTCTTATACCTTGTAGGAGGTGACGACCTGGGGCACTATGGTGGTGCCAACCGCGGACCTAACAAAACCGGGCTGATCTGCAACAATGCCAATACAAGCGATCCGGCCGTTGCAGCATTGTGGTACACATTATACTCCGGCATCAACAGAGCCAATATTTTTCTGGAAAACATTGATGCAGTGCCCGATATGAACGACAACACCCGCAAACAGTACAAAGCGGAAGCCCGCTTCTTACGCGCATTCTATTATTTCACTTTGGTGGAATGTTGGGGTGATGTACCTTTCAAAACCAGTTCTACAGAAGATGCTTATAACCTCTCTATTCCGCGTACGGACAAACAGACGATTTATGATTTTATCATTAAAGAGATGTATGGCTCTGCCGAAGATCTCAAATCCGCTCAAGATTTGAACTATATGCCGGGACGTGTTTCCAAATCGGCAGCTTGGGGAATGTTGGCGCGTGTATATATGTTCAGGGCCGGTGAACCTAAACGTGACAAAGAAGTGGGTTTGGCCAATAACATGACCAGTGCCGAGATCACAGAATATTTCAAAAAAGCAAGTTACTATGCACAGTTAGTCAGGAACGAAGGTCATTCACTGACTGCCAAATATTGGGATTTCTTTATCGACATTTGTTCTGATAAGTATAACACAGCTCTCAATAAGGAGGGTGCCAAGGCTAATGAAAGTATTTGGGAGGTAGAATTTGCAGGTAACCGTTCAACGGATGTACGTGCAGAAGGAAGAATTGGCAATATCATTGGAATTCAGGGGAAAGATCTTTCTTCCAAAGCATCCATCATCGGTAAAGGTGATCCGGGTTATGCATACGCTTTTATCTGGAATACTCCCAAACTACTCGAGCTGTATGAAGCAAACGGTGACATTGACCGTTGCAACTGGAACATCGCCCCATTCACTTACACCCAGTCGGCAGGAGAAGGTACCCCTGTAGACGGTCGTGAATTTGTGAAAGGAAAAAGAGATGAAGTAGAACATCAATATTGGGACAAATCCTTCAGCTATGGTAAAACAGAGCCGGGTTCCACTTACGGTGATCGTGAATCGAAGAACGATGCCAACAAGAACCGCAACAGGGCTGCCGCCAAATACCGTAGAGAATATGAAGCAGACAAGAAGAGCAAGAACGATACTTCCATCAACTTCCCCCTTCTCCGCTACTCGGACATTCTGCTAATGATTGCAGAAGCAGAGAATGAGGTCAACCATGGCCCTAACGCTCTGGCTTATGAATGTATCAACGCAGTAAGAGAGCGTGCAGGAATCAACAAGCTTGCTGCAAATCTGGATGAAGCCGACTTCCGGGAAGCGATCAAAGACGAACGTGCCATGGAACTCTGCTTCGAATATACACGTCGTTTCGACCTGATCCGTTGGGGAGATTATTATAAACTGATGCAGGAACAAGTGGACAAGGCACAGAGTGACGAATCCTGGAAATTCGGAATCAATGTATATACTTACTTCGATATTCCGAAGTCGTACAACTATTTCCCGATTCCTGCTAATGAAATAGGATCAAACGGTGCTATCAAAACGAATAATCCGGGTTGGTAAATCGCTTATTAACTTTAAAAAGAAAAGGATATGAAGACAATATATAAAAGTTTGATGACTATCGCTTTTGCCGGACTATGTCTCGCTTCATGCGACAAGGAATTAAAAGAAGAAACAGCCATGGAAGTGGGTGTGGTGACAGACAGCAATGTCAGCTTCGATGGCCAAACGGTGACTGTAAAGAAAGGGAGTCCGGTAACGTTCAGCTTCGATGGCAACCCTGACTTTATCAGTTTCTTCAGCGGAGAAATAGGACACGAGTACAAACACCGGAACAGAATTGAAATGCAACCGGAAGACGTAGAAAGATGTGAAATCAACTTCTCCGTAGTATATGACTATGGCAGTCCGAAAACCATCGAAGGTTCTACTCACATATTAATATCTGATCAATTCAGAGGAATTAGTGGCAACAATGTAGAGAAAGACAAAGAAGCTGTTACCAACTGTAACTGGACGGAACTTGTCAGCCAGAAGGATCTTCCCAAAGCGACCAAAGTTTCTAAAGACTATTCTTGCCCATTGACTTCTTACTTGGGCAAGGAAATCAGCATTGCTTTCCGCCTTAATCCTCTTGATAATAGCAGCACCATGCCTGTCGTACATATTAAGAACTTACAGCTTAACCTGGAGTTCAACAATGGAAAATCAACTACAATTAATGCGAAGAACTTCGAATTCTCGGCTTTAAATGTAACCTATAATTTAGACGATCTTTCAAAAAACAACTCTCATCTTACCAAGTTGAAGGAAGCATTAGGTAACAAAAAACTCACACTTGAAGAGATGAAAAGCGCAGAATATGAAGGCCCAATAGCATACGCTACTGTAGACGGCAATATTCCTTATTTCTGGAGAATTAGCCAGCCGAACGATTTCTTAACCAGTGGAGGAGGAGCAGGATATACCCAAGGGGACAGTTGGCTTATCTCCCATCCGATCCTACTCAATGGTTCCTGCAATCCTGACGCCGGTGTGGCCATCAAGAATATCTCACAATCATTAGAGATATACTCGCATACCTATGAAGAGACCGGTACATATACCGCTACCTTCGTAGCCAACAATGCAAACTACGTCCATCAAGGTGGTCAAGTAATACGTGAACTGACTATAAACGTTGTAGAATAAAAGCATATCCCCCAATTTTTCTAACCTTCAATCATAGAAAACGTTTATAAAAATCAGACTTTGATCAATTTAACATCAGAAAGAGAGGGACTGCGAGGTTCCTCTCTTTTACTTTTCGCTATCTTTGCACAAAAAGAATGATAATGCCAAAGATTCTTCCTATTCATTTTGCCCCGTTACAAGGTTATACTGAAGTATTTTACCGTAATGCTCATGCCGCCTGCTTCGGAGGTATAGATACTTATTACACCCCATTTGTACGACTCGAAAAAGGCGGATTCCGCCATAGAGATGTCCGAGGAATCGACCTCGAGAATAATCAGGTTCCCCATCTGATTCCCCAACTGATAGCCCCTTCTTCTGAGAAGGCAGAAAAAATCTTATCCCTATTCATTG contains these protein-coding regions:
- a CDS encoding SusC/RagA family TonB-linked outer membrane protein, with the protein product MLSSIGLILFSVSFVLAQVFVRGTVKDNLGEGVPGASVQIKGTSQGTITDLDGKFAFNVPNKNSILVISFIGYVTVEIKADTQKPMVITLKEDTKTLDEVVVVGYQEIRKRDLTGSVAKASMADLLSTPTASFSETLGGRIAGVNVSSGEGMPGGQMNIVIRGNNSLTQDNSPLYVIDGFPVEDLSIAAAINQNDIESLDFLKDASATAIYGARGANGVVMITTKKGTIGQPKIKYDGSFGVQHITKTIPMMDAYEFVKLQAERSPKDMETTYFMNKDGKKWELEDYRNIPQYNWQDEIFRSAWMQSHNVSLTGGSEGVRYNASLSYYDQDGILLRSNYKRVQGRMGTTIQKKKLKIYLTTNYSSTTTTGGSPSQNSYSGMNNLFYSVWGYRPVTEPDRPLSSLMDNIMDDAINNTNDYRINPIMSLKNEYRKTYTNYIQFNGFAEYEFIKGLKLKISGGYTFDTRKGETFNNSKSRYGNPKSSDKVNAEIYHSQRATWLNENILTYQTNIKQKHFFKSMAGVTLQNSDYEYYSYKTVQIPNEALGMAGMSEGTPSTTQSLKNSWSILSFLGRLDYNYQSLYYATVSFRSDGSSKFRGDNRFGYFPSGSLAWGFMEEDFMKPLKPVVSSGKLRASWGLTGNNRVGEYDTYALYQILKDRVGDFISIGSLPSGVYPFENSLTSVGTVPTSLRNRKLKWETTEQWNLGLDLGFLDERIGLTVDWYRKTTRDLLLNTALPTSSGYFSAMKNVGKVRNQGLEFTLNTTNIKNRHFSWTTNFNIAFNKNKVLELAENQSSLLSAAKFDQNYNSQYSYMAKVGYPMGMMYGFIYEGTYKYEDFEKAGDTYTLKRNVPYFSSESNTQPGMPKYADLNGDGIIDDNDRTMIGNGMPKHTGGFTNNFEYKGFDLSIFFQWSYGNDVLNANRLFFENSNKTRDLNQYASYADRWTPENPESNIPRATNSGSNKVFSTRIIEDGSFLRLKTVSLGYTLPKQLTKKWKIDHARVFVAGQNLWTCTGYSGYDPEVSIREGALTPGLDFSAYPRAYSISLGINLGF
- a CDS encoding RagB/SusD family nutrient uptake outer membrane protein gives rise to the protein MKTIKIIIISLLVGLNLTSCDFLEKDPTYTTPENFFKNEADAASWLTGTYAILGQSPFYGNEFLYLVGGDDLGHYGGANRGPNKTGLICNNANTSDPAVAALWYTLYSGINRANIFLENIDAVPDMNDNTRKQYKAEARFLRAFYYFTLVECWGDVPFKTSSTEDAYNLSIPRTDKQTIYDFIIKEMYGSAEDLKSAQDLNYMPGRVSKSAAWGMLARVYMFRAGEPKRDKEVGLANNMTSAEITEYFKKASYYAQLVRNEGHSLTAKYWDFFIDICSDKYNTALNKEGAKANESIWEVEFAGNRSTDVRAEGRIGNIIGIQGKDLSSKASIIGKGDPGYAYAFIWNTPKLLELYEANGDIDRCNWNIAPFTYTQSAGEGTPVDGREFVKGKRDEVEHQYWDKSFSYGKTEPGSTYGDRESKNDANKNRNRAAAKYRREYEADKKSKNDTSINFPLLRYSDILLMIAEAENEVNHGPNALAYECINAVRERAGINKLAANLDEADFREAIKDERAMELCFEYTRRFDLIRWGDYYKLMQEQVDKAQSDESWKFGINVYTYFDIPKSYNYFPIPANEIGSNGAIKTNNPGW
- a CDS encoding DUF5017 domain-containing protein → MKTIYKSLMTIAFAGLCLASCDKELKEETAMEVGVVTDSNVSFDGQTVTVKKGSPVTFSFDGNPDFISFFSGEIGHEYKHRNRIEMQPEDVERCEINFSVVYDYGSPKTIEGSTHILISDQFRGISGNNVEKDKEAVTNCNWTELVSQKDLPKATKVSKDYSCPLTSYLGKEISIAFRLNPLDNSSTMPVVHIKNLQLNLEFNNGKSTTINAKNFEFSALNVTYNLDDLSKNNSHLTKLKEALGNKKLTLEEMKSAEYEGPIAYATVDGNIPYFWRISQPNDFLTSGGGAGYTQGDSWLISHPILLNGSCNPDAGVAIKNISQSLEIYSHTYEETGTYTATFVANNANYVHQGGQVIRELTINVVE